In Quercus lobata isolate SW786 chromosome 12, ValleyOak3.0 Primary Assembly, whole genome shotgun sequence, a genomic segment contains:
- the LOC115970612 gene encoding uncharacterized protein LOC115970612: protein MTGLLFKAQKYINGEDALTTKGLMGKRKKEENVESQGKKRDRKVNLTEAKTSKSGLETSSKKKLNFTHLLIPVDKILMRDTKKYYRFHKDHGHYTNKYQDLKEQIEKLIQRGKLQKFVKKDYQARQRTEEKSTNNHKEEYRDNLKPIVGEIKTITGGPVVKGSYKSLRKVVQRQVNIVHIKHPIAKHHRTGNYDIVFSERDVKGIKQPHNNPLVIMLTIEGYNTRRVLVDNGSSADVMYITAFQQMKLDPKCLRPFGSPLVSFNGDRVYPKGIISL, encoded by the exons ATGACGGGCCTATTGTTTAAAgcacaaaaatacataaatggGGAAGATGCACTAACTACAAAGGGACTGATGGGTAAgcgaaagaaggaagaaaacgTTGAGTCCCAAGGTAAGAAGAGGGATCGCAAAGTTAATCTCACAGAAGCCAAGACCAGCAAAAGTGGTCTGGAGACATCATCaaagaaaaagttgaatttCACTCATTTGTTGATACCCGTGGACAAGATTCTCAT GAGAGATACAAAGAAGTACTATCGCTTCCATAAGGACCATGGTCATTATACTAACAAGTACCAAGATTTGAAAGAACAAATAGAGAAGTTGATCCAGAGGGGAAAACTTCAAAAGTTTGTTAAGAAAGATTATCAAGCCCGCCAGCGAACAGAGGAGAAGTCTACTAACAACCATAAGGAAGAATATCGGGACAATCTCAAGCCGATCGTGGGAGAGATAAAGACGATCACCGGAGGGCCAGTCGTTAAGGGATCATATAAGTCCCTAAGAAAGGTAGTCCAAAGGCAAGTAAACATTGTTCATATCAAACACCCAATAGCAAAACATCATCGTACTGGGAATTACGACATTGTTTTCTCCGAGCGAGATGTGAAGGGGATCAAGCAGCCACACAATAACCCCCTTGTCATTATGCTAACCATTGAAGGGTACAACACTCGAAGAGTGCTGGTGGATAATGGAAGCTCAGCAGATGTAATGTACATAACGGCTTTCCAGCAAATGAAGTTGGATCCAAAATGCCTTAGACCCTTCGGATCCCCGCTGGTCAGTTTCAATGGAGACCGTGTTTATCCAAAGGGCATCATTTCATTGTAG
- the LOC115972327 gene encoding uncharacterized protein LOC115972327 isoform X2, with amino-acid sequence MQEVAGERGGYLHGRGALDSDDLLYLKEQMEAEEDAERLLRRTEKRAFAAFKKAASLADSSPASVPLPLRVEPKPKSGIRQQYLLKKVVEIKPKRKRTSSPSDGNQSTPASNDSALKSLKSESHQEKEQPETDREEKEWPLSRLNKAEGDTNMENPVKSLLGLAYASSEDDED; translated from the exons ATGCAAGAGGTTGCAGGAGAGCGTGGAGGCTACCTTCATGGGCGAGGCG CCTTGGACAGTGATGATCTACTCTATCTCAAGGAGCAAATGGAAGCTGAGGAGGATGCAGAACGCCTCCTACGTCGAACTGAGAAACGGGCATTTGCTGCGTTTAAG AAAGCTGCAAGTTTAGCAGATTCTTCACCTGCATCAGTCCCCTTGCCACTTCGAGTTGAGCCCAAGCCCAAGAGTGGaatcag ACAGCaatatttattgaaaaaggTCGTGGAAATCAAACCCAAACGGAAGAGAACTTCTAGTCCATCTGATGGGAATCAGTCAACTCCTGCTTCAAATGATTCTGCTTTAAAAAGCCTTAAGTCTGAGTCTCACCAGGAGAAAGAGCAGCCTGAGACTGACCGGGAGGAGAAAGAGTGGCCTTTGTCAAGATTGAATAAAGCAGAGGGAGATACTAATATGGAAAACCCTGTTAAAAGTTTACTAGGCCTAGCATATGCAAGTTCTGAGGATGATGAGGACTGA
- the LOC115972327 gene encoding uncharacterized protein LOC115972327 isoform X1, translating into MAGREVREYTNLTDPKDKKWGKGKEKIDDEDTTFQRMVAKMQEVAGERGGYLHGRGALDSDDLLYLKEQMEAEEDAERLLRRTEKRAFAAFKKAASLADSSPASVPLPLRVEPKPKSGIRQQYLLKKVVEIKPKRKRTSSPSDGNQSTPASNDSALKSLKSESHQEKEQPETDREEKEWPLSRLNKAEGDTNMENPVKSLLGLAYASSEDDED; encoded by the exons ATGGCAGGAAGAGAGGTCCGCGAATACACCAATCTTACCGACCCTAAag ATAAGAAGTGggggaaaggaaaggagaagataGATGATGAAGACACCACTTTCCAACGCATGGTTGCCAAG ATGCAAGAGGTTGCAGGAGAGCGTGGAGGCTACCTTCATGGGCGAGGCG CCTTGGACAGTGATGATCTACTCTATCTCAAGGAGCAAATGGAAGCTGAGGAGGATGCAGAACGCCTCCTACGTCGAACTGAGAAACGGGCATTTGCTGCGTTTAAG AAAGCTGCAAGTTTAGCAGATTCTTCACCTGCATCAGTCCCCTTGCCACTTCGAGTTGAGCCCAAGCCCAAGAGTGGaatcag ACAGCaatatttattgaaaaaggTCGTGGAAATCAAACCCAAACGGAAGAGAACTTCTAGTCCATCTGATGGGAATCAGTCAACTCCTGCTTCAAATGATTCTGCTTTAAAAAGCCTTAAGTCTGAGTCTCACCAGGAGAAAGAGCAGCCTGAGACTGACCGGGAGGAGAAAGAGTGGCCTTTGTCAAGATTGAATAAAGCAGAGGGAGATACTAATATGGAAAACCCTGTTAAAAGTTTACTAGGCCTAGCATATGCAAGTTCTGAGGATGATGAGGACTGA